A genomic window from Glycine soja cultivar W05 chromosome 10, ASM419377v2, whole genome shotgun sequence includes:
- the LOC114371205 gene encoding protein SLOW WALKER 1-like isoform X1, whose product MEEARVLKNFPVKPKLKSKARTPKQTPESKYWSSFKTQQIPNLISVPSITFSPTPPHSFAAAHSASLTLFSSQTLSPAATISSFSDAVTCASFRSDARLLAASDLSGLVQVFDVKSRTALRRLKSHSRPVRFVHFPRLDKLHLISAGDDALIKLWDVAEATPVAEFLGHKDYVRCGDSSPVNSEIFVTGSYDHVVKLWDSRVRDSKWSVQVNHGAPVEDVVFLPSGGMVATAGGNSVKLWDLIGGGKLVYSMESHNKTVTSICVGKIGKDDGEESSNQFRIMSVGLDGYLKVFDYGSLKVTHSMRFPAPLLSVAYSPDCSTRAIGTSNGVIYASKKKIREKEKERESEASLFWKIAPVENTEKKAMRPSHFRYFHRGQGTKPSEGDFLVMKPKKKKWAEHDMLLNKFEHGEALVSVLQTMNPGHVVAVLEELVARKKLLKCVSNLDVKNLELLLEFLHKYCTLPRYSSLLMGFAKKVLEMRVDDIRASDSEAIKSHIINLKRAVVQEIRIQQSLQEIQGGSFIMLCIKCMMLCFHILLARG is encoded by the exons ATGGAGGAAGCAAGAGTTCTGAAGAATTTCCCGGTGAAGCCAAAGCTGAAATCGAAAGCCAGAACCCCTAAGCAAACCCCTGAATCCAAGTACTGGTCCTCCTTCAAGACCCAACAAATTCCCAATCTCATCTCCGTTCCTTCCATCACGTTCTCTCCGACACCCCCTCACTCTTTCGCCGCCGCACATTCCGCCTCCCTCACTCTCTTCAGCTCCCAAACGCTCTCCCCCGCCGCCACCATCTCCTCCTTCTCCGACGCCGTCACCTGCGCTTCCTTCCGCTCCGACGCCCGCCTCCTCGCCGCCTCCGACCTCTCCGGCCTCGTCCAGGTCTTCGACGTCAAGTCCCGCACCGCCCTCCGCCGCCTCAAGTCCCACTCCCGCCCCGTCCGCTTCGTCCACTTCCCCCGCCTCGACAAGCTCCACCTCATCTCCGCCGGCGACGACGCCCTCATCAAGCTATGGGACGTCGCCGAGGCGACCCCGGTCGCCGAGTTCCTCGGCCACAAGGACTACGTCAGGTGCGGAGACTCCTCCCCTGTGAATTCTGAAATCTTCGTTACAGGCTCCTATGACCATGTCGTCAAGCTCTGGGATTCTAGGGTTAGGGATTCGAAATGGTCGGTGCAGGTGAACCATGGCGCGCCCGTGGAGGATGTTGTGTTCTTGCCGTCCGGAGGGATGGTTGCGACGGCTGGTGGGAATTCGGTTAAGCTGTGGGACTTGATTGGTGGAGGGAAGCTTGTGTATTCCATGGAGAGTCACAACAAGACGGTTACATCGATTTGTGTCGGGAAAATTGGGAAGGATGATGGAGAAGAATCATCGAATCAGTTTAGGATCATGAGTGTTGGGTTGGATGGGTACTTGAAGGTGTTTGATTATGGATCATTGAAGGTTACACATTCCATGAGGTTCCCCGCGCCTCTTTTGTCAGTCGCTTACTCGCCGGATTGTTCCACCAGGGCAATTGGGACTTCCAATGGAGTGATCTATGCTAGCAAGAAGAAgataagggaaaaggaaaaggagaggGAGAGTGAGGCTAGCTTGTTTTGGAAAATCGCACCTGTGGAGAACACTGAGAAGAAAGCGATGAGGCCTTCGCATTTCAGGTATTTCCATAGAGGGCAGGGAACGAAGCCGTCCGAGGGGGATTTCTTGGTTATGAAGCCCAAGAAGAAGAAGTGGGCTGAGCACGACATGCTGTTGAACAAGTTTGAGCATGGGGAGGCTCTGGTATCTGTGTTGCAAACTATGAACCCCGGGCATGTGGTGGCTGTGCTGGAGGAATTGGTGGCTAGGAAGAAATTGCTTAAGTGTGTCTCCAACTTGGATGTGAAGAATTTGGAACTCCTCTTGGAATTCTTGCATAAGTATTGTACCTTGCCTAGATATTCTAGTTTGTTGATGGGATTTGCCAAGAAGGTTCTTGAAATGAGGGTGGATGATATTAGAGCTTCTGATTCTGAAGCCATCAAGAGTCATATCATAAATCTCAAGCGGGCTGTTGTGCAGGAGATTCGGATTCAACAGTCATTGCAAGAGATACAGG GTGGATCTTTTATAATGCTGTGTATTAAGTGCATGATGCTGTGTTTTCATATCCTGTTGGCAAGAGGTTGA
- the LOC114371205 gene encoding protein SLOW WALKER 1-like isoform X2, which yields MEEARVLKNFPVKPKLKSKARTPKQTPESKYWSSFKTQQIPNLISVPSITFSPTPPHSFAAAHSASLTLFSSQTLSPAATISSFSDAVTCASFRSDARLLAASDLSGLVQVFDVKSRTALRRLKSHSRPVRFVHFPRLDKLHLISAGDDALIKLWDVAEATPVAEFLGHKDYVRCGDSSPVNSEIFVTGSYDHVVKLWDSRVRDSKWSVQVNHGAPVEDVVFLPSGGMVATAGGNSVKLWDLIGGGKLVYSMESHNKTVTSICVGKIGKDDGEESSNQFRIMSVGLDGYLKVFDYGSLKVTHSMRFPAPLLSVAYSPDCSTRAIGTSNGVIYASKKKIREKEKERESEASLFWKIAPVENTEKKAMRPSHFRYFHRGQGTKPSEGDFLVMKPKKKKWAEHDMLLNKFEHGEALVSVLQTMNPGHVVAVLEELVARKKLLKCVSNLDVKNLELLLEFLHKYCTLPRYSSLLMGFAKKVLEMRVDDIRASDSEAIKSHIINLKRAVVQEIRIQQSLQEIQGIISPLLRIAGR from the coding sequence ATGGAGGAAGCAAGAGTTCTGAAGAATTTCCCGGTGAAGCCAAAGCTGAAATCGAAAGCCAGAACCCCTAAGCAAACCCCTGAATCCAAGTACTGGTCCTCCTTCAAGACCCAACAAATTCCCAATCTCATCTCCGTTCCTTCCATCACGTTCTCTCCGACACCCCCTCACTCTTTCGCCGCCGCACATTCCGCCTCCCTCACTCTCTTCAGCTCCCAAACGCTCTCCCCCGCCGCCACCATCTCCTCCTTCTCCGACGCCGTCACCTGCGCTTCCTTCCGCTCCGACGCCCGCCTCCTCGCCGCCTCCGACCTCTCCGGCCTCGTCCAGGTCTTCGACGTCAAGTCCCGCACCGCCCTCCGCCGCCTCAAGTCCCACTCCCGCCCCGTCCGCTTCGTCCACTTCCCCCGCCTCGACAAGCTCCACCTCATCTCCGCCGGCGACGACGCCCTCATCAAGCTATGGGACGTCGCCGAGGCGACCCCGGTCGCCGAGTTCCTCGGCCACAAGGACTACGTCAGGTGCGGAGACTCCTCCCCTGTGAATTCTGAAATCTTCGTTACAGGCTCCTATGACCATGTCGTCAAGCTCTGGGATTCTAGGGTTAGGGATTCGAAATGGTCGGTGCAGGTGAACCATGGCGCGCCCGTGGAGGATGTTGTGTTCTTGCCGTCCGGAGGGATGGTTGCGACGGCTGGTGGGAATTCGGTTAAGCTGTGGGACTTGATTGGTGGAGGGAAGCTTGTGTATTCCATGGAGAGTCACAACAAGACGGTTACATCGATTTGTGTCGGGAAAATTGGGAAGGATGATGGAGAAGAATCATCGAATCAGTTTAGGATCATGAGTGTTGGGTTGGATGGGTACTTGAAGGTGTTTGATTATGGATCATTGAAGGTTACACATTCCATGAGGTTCCCCGCGCCTCTTTTGTCAGTCGCTTACTCGCCGGATTGTTCCACCAGGGCAATTGGGACTTCCAATGGAGTGATCTATGCTAGCAAGAAGAAgataagggaaaaggaaaaggagaggGAGAGTGAGGCTAGCTTGTTTTGGAAAATCGCACCTGTGGAGAACACTGAGAAGAAAGCGATGAGGCCTTCGCATTTCAGGTATTTCCATAGAGGGCAGGGAACGAAGCCGTCCGAGGGGGATTTCTTGGTTATGAAGCCCAAGAAGAAGAAGTGGGCTGAGCACGACATGCTGTTGAACAAGTTTGAGCATGGGGAGGCTCTGGTATCTGTGTTGCAAACTATGAACCCCGGGCATGTGGTGGCTGTGCTGGAGGAATTGGTGGCTAGGAAGAAATTGCTTAAGTGTGTCTCCAACTTGGATGTGAAGAATTTGGAACTCCTCTTGGAATTCTTGCATAAGTATTGTACCTTGCCTAGATATTCTAGTTTGTTGATGGGATTTGCCAAGAAGGTTCTTGAAATGAGGGTGGATGATATTAGAGCTTCTGATTCTGAAGCCATCAAGAGTCATATCATAAATCTCAAGCGGGCTGTTGTGCAGGAGATTCGGATTCAACAGTCATTGCAAGAGATACAGGGTATAATCTCTCCTTTGTTGAGGATTGCTGGAAGATGA
- the LOC114370621 gene encoding peroxidase 3-like, with protein MKISILLCVVLLGFLGVCQGGSLRKKFYRDSCPQAEDIIKTKTQQHVSANPDLPAKLLRMHFHDCFVRGCDASVLLNSTASNTAERDAIPNLSLAGFDVIDDIKSAVEAKCSKTVSCADILALAARDAVSVQFNKPMWEVLTGRRDGTVSNSNEALANIPAPFFNFTQLKESFAGKGLTLHDLVVLSGAHTIGIGHCNLFSNRLYNFTGKGDQDPSLNTTYAEFLKTKCQSLSDTTTTVEMDPGSSTKFDSDYYPNLLQNKGLFQSDAALLTQEQSEDIAKELVDQNKFFTEFAQSMKRMGAIEVLTGSAGEIRNKCSVVNS; from the exons atgaagATCAGTATTTTGCTATGTGTGGTGCTTTTGGGTTTCCTTGGGGTTTGTCAAGGAGGCAGCCTAAGGAAAAAGTTCTACCGGGATTCCTGCCCTCAAGCCGAGGACATTATTAAGACCAAAACCCAGCAGCATGTGTCTGCTAATCCCGATTTGCCAGCCAAGTTGCTTAGAATGCATTTTCATGATTGTTTTGTCAgg GGTTGTGATGCCTCAGTTTTGTTGAACTCTACTGCCAGTAACACTGCTGAGAGGGATGCAATTCCAAATTTATCCTTGGCTGGCTTTGATGTCATAGATGACATAAAAAGTGCGGTTGAGGCAAAATGTTCCAAAACTGTATCTTGTGCTGACATACTGGCATTGGCAGCTAGGGACGCTGTTTCAGTCCAA TTTAATAAACCAATGTGGGAAGTGCTGACGGGTAGAAGAGATGGCACAGTATCGAACAGTAACGAAGCCTTGGCCAATATCCCAGCACCTTTCTTCAACTTCACCCAACTCAAAGAAAGCTTTGCTGGCAAAGGTCTCACTTTGCACGATCTGGTTGTATTATCAG GGGCACACACAATTGGAATAGGGCATTGCAACTTGTTCAGTAACAGGCTTTACAATTTCACCGGGAAAGGTGATCAAGACCCTTCTTTGAACACCACTTATGCTGAATTCTTGAAGACAAAGTGCCAGAGCCTGAGTGACACAACCACAACGGTAGAAATGGATCCTGGAAGCTCTACCAAGTTCGATAGTGACTATTATCCAAACCTTCTCCAGAATAAGGGCCTATTCCAATCAGACGCAGCCCTTCTAACACAAGAGCAATCAGAAGATATAGCTAAAGAATTGGTTGATCAAAACAAGTTCTTCACAGAATTTGCACAGTCAATGAAGAGAATGGGAGCCATTGAGGTCCTCACTGGTTCTGCTGGAGAAATACGGAACAAGTGTTCAGTTGTCAACTCATAA